Proteins from one Corynebacterium testudinoris genomic window:
- a CDS encoding electron transfer flavoprotein subunit beta/FixA family protein → MPTIVALVKHVPDTWSLKTLEGDNTLDRVNVDSVIDEINEYAMELALQLRDAQEGYRVVALTVGPDGADEALRKALAMGADDAVHVRDEAIAGSDVMGTTWIITNALNTIDDVAIIVAGNSSSDGAMGALPGILAEYRQVPALTNVRSATLDGSTVTAVRESAEGHYELSAPLPVILSVTDKAAKPRFPNFKGLMAAKKHEITVLDLAAIGVAPEQVGLAHSSTAVTAATTRPARTAGEVIRGDDTAAQIAEYLVAEKFL, encoded by the coding sequence ATGCCCACCATCGTCGCGCTGGTTAAGCACGTGCCCGATACCTGGTCGCTCAAGACCCTGGAAGGTGACAACACCCTCGACCGTGTCAACGTTGACTCTGTTATTGATGAGATCAATGAATACGCCATGGAGCTGGCGCTGCAGTTGCGCGATGCTCAGGAAGGCTACCGCGTCGTCGCCCTCACTGTCGGCCCGGATGGCGCTGATGAGGCGTTGCGCAAGGCGCTGGCCATGGGGGCCGATGACGCCGTGCATGTCCGCGATGAGGCCATCGCCGGTTCCGATGTCATGGGCACCACGTGGATTATCACCAACGCCCTCAACACCATCGACGATGTGGCGATTATTGTCGCCGGAAATTCCTCCTCCGATGGTGCGATGGGCGCTCTCCCGGGCATTTTGGCGGAATACCGCCAGGTCCCCGCGTTGACCAACGTCCGCTCGGCAACCCTTGATGGTTCGACCGTGACGGCCGTGCGGGAGTCCGCGGAGGGCCACTACGAGCTGTCGGCGCCGCTGCCGGTCATCCTCTCCGTGACAGATAAGGCCGCCAAGCCGCGCTTCCCCAACTTCAAGGGCCTCATGGCAGCGAAGAAGCACGAGATCACCGTGCTCGACCTCGCGGCCATCGGTGTCGCCCCGGAGCAGGTGGGCCTGGCGCATTCCTCCACCGCGGTCACCGCTGCCACGACCCGACCGGCGCGCACTGCGGGCGAGGTTATCCGTGGAGACGACACTGCCGCTCAGATCGCTGAGTATCTCGTCGCCGAGAAGTTCCTCTAA
- a CDS encoding electron transfer flavoprotein subunit alpha/FixB family protein: MSTVYVLVEPNSPVTAELITAARVLGEVTAVTTDQAAAPELAELGATTVVVATAPDADTRLILPQVDALSMLAAGNPGPIVIAAGPTGNEIAGRLAARLASGVLCDVVGINADRTAAQSVFGDSVQVSAAVGGASPIYTLRPGAVEPAPIPAAGTVSLLQLPAATAKDAVVTSFTPAERGDRPELAQAKIVIAGGRGVGSAEGFTDLVEKLADALGGAVGATRDAVDLEYYDGAYQIGQTGVTVSPDLYIGLGISGAIQHTSGMQTARKIVVINNDEDAPIFQIADLGIVGDVNEIVPALVAEIAARRS; this comes from the coding sequence ATGTCTACTGTTTATGTCCTGGTCGAGCCGAACTCTCCCGTCACCGCTGAGCTGATCACGGCCGCGCGGGTGCTCGGCGAGGTCACCGCCGTTACCACCGATCAGGCCGCCGCACCGGAGCTCGCTGAGTTGGGCGCCACCACCGTCGTCGTGGCGACCGCGCCCGACGCCGACACCCGGCTTATCCTCCCGCAGGTCGATGCCCTGTCCATGTTGGCCGCCGGCAACCCCGGCCCCATTGTCATCGCCGCTGGTCCGACTGGCAATGAGATCGCCGGTCGTCTCGCCGCCCGCCTCGCCTCCGGCGTGCTTTGCGACGTCGTCGGGATCAACGCCGATCGCACCGCCGCGCAGTCCGTGTTCGGCGATTCCGTGCAGGTCTCTGCGGCCGTTGGCGGTGCGAGCCCCATCTACACCCTGCGTCCCGGCGCGGTCGAGCCCGCCCCGATCCCGGCGGCTGGCACGGTGTCTTTGCTGCAGCTGCCCGCTGCCACCGCCAAGGATGCGGTGGTCACCTCCTTCACCCCGGCGGAGCGGGGCGACCGTCCCGAGCTCGCCCAGGCGAAAATCGTCATTGCTGGTGGCCGCGGCGTGGGATCGGCCGAGGGCTTCACCGACCTCGTGGAGAAGCTGGCCGATGCCCTCGGCGGCGCCGTCGGCGCGACGCGCGATGCCGTCGATTTGGAGTACTACGACGGTGCCTACCAAATCGGCCAGACTGGCGTCACCGTGTCCCCGGATCTCTACATCGGCCTGGGTATCTCGGGCGCGATTCAGCACACCTCGGGCATGCAGACCGCCCGCAAGATCGTGGTCATCAACAACGATGAGGATGCCCCGATTTTCCAGATCGCGGACCTGGGCATCGTCGGCGATGTCAATGAGATCGTTCCCGCCCTCGTCGCGGAGATCGCCGCCCGCCGCTCATGA
- a CDS encoding cysteine desulfurase family protein, with product MTHFLDHAATMPMRQVAIDAWVTHAQALNPGSQYGSGRQARSVLDTARERIAELLGADPIEVIFTASGTEADNLAVTGLYAASPLDRIITTPIEHPAVLATVRATGATVDLLPVDAGGHVHDLSLLDTPAALVACMWANNETGAIQPVASIVEAAGETPVHVDAVQVAGRLPIDFHALGATTLAASAHKFGGPRGAGLLLTRRSPAPLPVLHGGGQERGIRPGTLDVASAAAIAAALEEAVGEMDAEILRLSGLRDRLRSGICELVPDVIVHTAEPALPGHLHLSFPGAEGDSLIMLLDQAGIEASTGSACSSGVNRASDVLLAAGVSDYVARGAVRFTLGRETTDETVDAVLAVIADVVSRARLAGMAG from the coding sequence ATGACGCACTTTCTCGACCACGCCGCCACCATGCCAATGCGCCAGGTGGCCATCGATGCCTGGGTCACCCATGCCCAGGCACTGAATCCGGGTAGCCAATATGGTTCGGGTCGGCAGGCGCGCAGCGTGTTGGACACGGCCCGCGAGCGCATCGCCGAGCTGCTCGGGGCCGATCCGATCGAGGTCATCTTCACCGCCTCGGGCACGGAGGCCGACAACCTCGCCGTCACCGGGTTGTACGCGGCGAGCCCGCTGGATCGCATCATCACCACCCCGATTGAGCATCCGGCGGTCTTGGCCACCGTCCGGGCTACGGGTGCCACCGTGGACCTGCTGCCGGTGGATGCCGGCGGACACGTCCATGACCTCTCGCTGTTGGACACCCCGGCCGCCCTGGTCGCCTGCATGTGGGCCAACAACGAAACGGGCGCGATCCAGCCGGTCGCCTCGATCGTCGAGGCGGCGGGGGAGACCCCGGTTCATGTGGATGCCGTCCAGGTCGCCGGGCGCCTGCCCATCGATTTCCACGCTCTCGGTGCCACCACCTTGGCGGCCAGTGCCCACAAGTTCGGCGGTCCACGCGGTGCGGGCCTGCTGCTCACTCGTCGCTCGCCGGCCCCGCTGCCGGTTCTCCACGGCGGCGGACAGGAGCGGGGCATTCGTCCCGGCACCCTCGATGTCGCTTCCGCCGCCGCCATCGCCGCAGCGTTGGAGGAGGCCGTGGGCGAGATGGATGCCGAGATCCTGCGCCTGTCAGGGCTCCGCGATCGCCTGCGCTCCGGGATCTGCGAGCTCGTCCCCGACGTCATCGTTCACACCGCGGAGCCCGCCCTTCCCGGGCACCTGCACCTATCGTTTCCCGGGGCGGAGGGCGATAGTCTCATCATGCTGCTCGACCAGGCGGGGATCGAGGCCTCCACTGGATCGGCCTGCTCCAGCGGCGTCAACCGCGCCAGCGATGTCTTGCTGGCAGCCGGGGTCAGCGACTATGTGGCCCGTGGCGCCGTGCGCTTTACCCTCGGGCGCGAGACGACCGATGAGACTGTTGACGCCGTGCTCGCCGTCATCGCGGACGTGGTGTCCCGCGCCCGCCTCGCCGGGATGGCCGGCTAG
- a CDS encoding bifunctional lysylphosphatidylglycerol flippase/synthetase MprF, producing the protein MKEKLQYALRQVGKTFRFAPLSLLLLAVLWILREMVGPNTDDLLATLGISRPLYLLDTHLLTAGLTASTRGGALLATLGILAFALPAERVLGTRRFALVALASYAIATPLGVVLAAPIDSTGLNHWGTELLQDTFLSPSPWIFGTLAVASGAMPLLWRRRTRLILVTLATTLLLFTGTLSDVVAWIATIGGILAGRLWFQGRTRPSMSVSLREGRILVTVIVIAASLGPVLAGLNPRAEGPFAAVTSFIWQPDISEDQAYFLCALDSSSRECTDAILMLQQSGFGSLLANLMPLILQVVIALGLMRGRRLAWWLSIAAQLVTMFAVLNQLYLLSDAPDGALLIINLLLIVAPWLLVTLLLILTRRLFAVRIDVSRLARGAGLVVGTWVLTAAAWLIGAMVLRGGFHTTATWALAFEELPNRFLPPALGQLYTYYLIPTTSATWALYSWVGVVFWLVTAYALYRLLMSVPNRSTAADQARAQQILESGTGDHLSWMTLWDNNQYWFAEDGYVAYRVHNGIAVTVGGPIVGAEGNRDEVADQFETFATSQGWQPAWYSVSADFAEERSSRGFQQVHVAEESILSTADTEFKGKKFQNIRTARNRAPKEGISTVWTTWEDAGPELREKIIELSEQWVSEKSLPEMGFTLGAVPELGIDGTKMLLAVGEDGTLHGITSWLPVYEKGHVVGYTLDVMRRNAEGFRPVIEYLLAEALLIAAAEGLQWISLSGAPLATSEVAESRGLLDVTLDKVGETMEPLYGFRSLAASKYKFHPEHHSWFLCYRDELSLPAIGLAVSSCYLPQLKAKDAMEAIRVWAASQREEETAS; encoded by the coding sequence ATGAAAGAAAAACTGCAGTATGCCCTCCGTCAGGTCGGAAAGACCTTTCGCTTCGCCCCCCTGAGCCTTCTGTTGCTGGCCGTGTTGTGGATCCTCCGGGAGATGGTCGGCCCCAACACCGATGATCTCCTGGCCACCTTGGGCATCAGCCGACCTCTCTACCTTCTGGATACGCACCTGCTGACGGCAGGATTGACGGCGTCGACACGCGGCGGGGCACTGCTGGCCACCTTGGGCATCCTCGCCTTCGCCCTGCCCGCCGAGCGGGTCCTGGGTACCCGGCGTTTCGCGCTCGTGGCGTTGGCGTCCTACGCCATCGCCACCCCCCTGGGCGTCGTCCTTGCCGCCCCGATCGATAGCACCGGCCTCAACCACTGGGGTACCGAGCTGCTGCAAGATACGTTCCTCTCCCCCTCCCCGTGGATCTTCGGCACCCTGGCCGTCGCCTCGGGCGCTATGCCGCTGCTGTGGCGCCGCCGCACCCGGCTCATCCTGGTCACCCTCGCCACCACCTTGCTGCTCTTCACCGGGACGCTGTCCGATGTCGTCGCCTGGATCGCCACCATCGGCGGCATTCTCGCCGGGCGGCTATGGTTCCAAGGCCGCACCCGCCCCTCCATGTCTGTCTCCCTGCGTGAGGGCCGCATCCTCGTCACCGTCATCGTCATCGCCGCCTCGCTCGGCCCCGTCCTCGCCGGGCTCAACCCCCGGGCGGAGGGTCCGTTCGCAGCAGTGACATCCTTCATCTGGCAGCCGGACATCTCCGAGGACCAGGCCTACTTCCTCTGCGCGTTGGACAGCAGCAGCCGCGAATGCACCGATGCCATCCTCATGCTCCAGCAATCCGGCTTCGGTTCCCTGCTGGCCAACCTCATGCCCCTGATCCTGCAGGTCGTCATCGCGCTTGGCCTCATGCGCGGACGACGCCTCGCTTGGTGGCTGTCCATCGCCGCCCAGCTGGTCACCATGTTCGCCGTCCTCAACCAGCTCTACCTGCTCAGCGACGCGCCCGACGGAGCCCTGCTCATTATCAACCTGCTCCTCATCGTGGCACCGTGGCTGCTGGTCACTCTCCTGCTCATCCTCACCCGTCGACTGTTCGCCGTGCGTATCGACGTCTCGCGTCTCGCCCGCGGTGCAGGCCTCGTCGTCGGCACCTGGGTGCTCACTGCCGCGGCCTGGCTCATCGGTGCCATGGTGCTGCGTGGCGGCTTCCACACGACCGCGACCTGGGCGCTCGCGTTCGAGGAATTGCCCAACCGCTTCCTCCCGCCGGCGCTGGGGCAGCTCTACACCTACTATCTCATCCCCACCACCTCGGCCACGTGGGCGCTGTACAGCTGGGTCGGGGTCGTATTCTGGCTGGTCACCGCCTACGCGCTCTACCGATTGCTCATGAGCGTACCCAACCGCTCAACCGCCGCTGACCAGGCCCGCGCGCAGCAGATCCTCGAGTCCGGCACCGGCGACCACCTGTCCTGGATGACCCTGTGGGACAACAACCAATACTGGTTCGCCGAGGACGGCTATGTCGCCTACCGGGTGCACAACGGCATCGCGGTGACCGTCGGCGGCCCCATCGTCGGAGCCGAGGGCAACCGGGACGAGGTCGCGGACCAATTCGAAACCTTCGCCACCTCCCAAGGTTGGCAGCCCGCCTGGTACTCCGTGTCGGCCGATTTCGCCGAGGAGCGCTCCTCCCGCGGATTCCAACAGGTGCACGTGGCCGAGGAATCAATCCTGTCCACCGCCGACACCGAGTTCAAGGGCAAGAAATTCCAGAACATCCGCACCGCCCGAAACCGCGCGCCCAAAGAGGGCATCTCCACCGTCTGGACAACGTGGGAGGACGCGGGCCCGGAACTGCGCGAGAAGATCATCGAGCTGTCCGAGCAGTGGGTATCAGAAAAATCCCTGCCCGAGATGGGCTTCACGCTCGGTGCAGTCCCCGAGCTGGGAATCGACGGGACCAAGATGTTGCTCGCCGTGGGCGAGGACGGCACCCTCCACGGCATTACCAGCTGGCTGCCCGTCTACGAGAAGGGCCACGTGGTCGGCTACACCCTCGATGTGATGCGCCGCAATGCCGAGGGCTTCCGGCCCGTCATCGAATACCTGCTGGCCGAGGCCCTGCTCATTGCCGCGGCGGAAGGGCTCCAGTGGATCTCGCTCTCCGGCGCCCCGCTGGCAACCTCCGAGGTGGCCGAGTCCCGCGGGCTTCTCGACGTCACCTTGGACAAAGTCGGCGAGACCATGGAGCCGCTCTACGGCTTCCGCTCCCTGGCCGCCTCAAAATACAAGTTCCACCCCGAGCACCACTCGTGGTTCTTGTGCTACCGCGATGAACTCTCGCTGCCGGCCATCGGCCTGGCGGTGTCCAGCTGCTATCTGCCCCAGCTCAAGGCCAAGGACGCGATGGAGGCCATCCGGGTGTGGGCGGCCTCCCAGCGCGAAGAGGAAACGGCGAGCTAG
- a CDS encoding alpha/beta hydrolase, which translates to MIHLPLVSLTDTTAQIFIAVIAVVTTLVALLGKPRWYPLIGSALTGVIVWFVLEKLWHPFPDKVPAVVYVAGSAAVFVLVCAIVQRRWLVGILAIIALVNAGAVANVIYQQYPTLRSLNPIPVTVEMTYDQFRNQQVAPTVNDREVGALVTVPMHTPGFAARDAMAYVPPAYWSKPDRELPVLVLLAGNPGKPAQWFGAGEASQTADDYQSTHDGLSPIVISVDATGSLTGNPGCVDGPKDKVDTYLSSEVPQMVKEKFRVVADQSRWTIGGLSYGGTCALQIVTNHPDSYGSFLDFSGQAEPSLGTRQQTIDTLFGGDEAAFDAVNPATLLANNRYPTTQGRFVAGEDDPSAEEALQHLNDLAQKAGMTTTYETVPGGHSYQVWRVALVETFEWAAQRGGL; encoded by the coding sequence ATGATTCACTTGCCTCTGGTGTCGCTAACTGACACCACTGCCCAAATCTTTATCGCGGTCATCGCGGTGGTGACCACCCTGGTTGCGCTGTTGGGCAAGCCCCGCTGGTATCCGCTCATCGGTTCGGCCCTCACCGGCGTCATCGTCTGGTTCGTCTTGGAAAAGCTGTGGCATCCGTTCCCAGACAAGGTCCCGGCGGTGGTGTACGTCGCGGGGTCGGCGGCCGTCTTTGTCCTGGTGTGCGCCATCGTTCAGCGGCGCTGGCTGGTGGGTATTCTCGCGATCATTGCTCTGGTCAACGCCGGGGCGGTGGCCAATGTGATTTACCAGCAGTACCCCACGCTGCGCTCGCTCAATCCCATTCCCGTGACCGTCGAGATGACCTACGATCAGTTCCGTAACCAACAGGTTGCCCCCACGGTCAATGACCGGGAAGTCGGTGCGTTGGTTACTGTGCCGATGCACACGCCCGGGTTCGCCGCCCGCGACGCCATGGCGTACGTCCCGCCGGCCTATTGGTCGAAGCCGGACCGCGAGCTGCCCGTTTTAGTCCTTCTGGCGGGTAATCCCGGCAAGCCGGCGCAATGGTTCGGCGCGGGCGAGGCCTCGCAGACCGCGGATGACTACCAGTCCACCCATGACGGTCTCTCCCCCATCGTCATCAGTGTCGATGCCACCGGATCACTCACCGGCAATCCGGGTTGCGTGGATGGGCCCAAGGACAAGGTGGACACCTACCTGTCTAGTGAGGTTCCGCAGATGGTCAAGGAGAAGTTCCGCGTCGTCGCTGACCAGTCGCGCTGGACCATCGGCGGCTTGAGCTACGGCGGCACCTGTGCCTTGCAGATTGTGACCAATCACCCCGACTCTTACGGCTCCTTCCTCGATTTTTCCGGCCAGGCCGAGCCGTCGCTGGGGACTCGCCAACAAACCATTGACACCCTGTTCGGCGGTGACGAGGCCGCCTTCGACGCCGTTAACCCGGCAACCCTGCTGGCCAACAACCGCTACCCCACTACTCAGGGCCGCTTCGTCGCCGGTGAGGATGACCCATCCGCAGAGGAAGCCCTGCAGCACCTCAACGATCTCGCGCAGAAAGCCGGAATGACCACCACGTATGAGACGGTCCCCGGCGGACACTCCTATCAGGTGTGGCGCGTGGCATTGGTAGAGACCTTCGAGTGGGCCGCCCAGCGCGGTGGCCTATAA
- a CDS encoding esterase/lipase family protein: MPSLLGLVPRLLPRPRATSDGDRVVVLLHGTGSEPGVFHKLARALRAHDIRPLALAYGRRGTEDLDRSVEDIERQLLQIEAPTFDIVGHSLGGLLALRLAHRPALRGRIGTIVGLGAAWRGVPDHGSHRLTKKVLGESFVQVKTAEPFPAEVPEGVTIVSIVSDADKVVPSWSSRLGHVIELTGVSHSRLLHEVPVVLASLGVRARP, from the coding sequence GTGCCTTCACTCTTGGGATTGGTCCCCCGGCTCTTGCCGCGACCCCGCGCGACGTCGGACGGGGATCGCGTCGTGGTGTTATTACACGGCACCGGCTCCGAACCAGGTGTATTCCACAAGCTTGCCCGTGCCTTGCGCGCCCATGACATCCGCCCGCTTGCCCTGGCCTATGGCCGGCGCGGCACCGAAGACCTCGACCGCTCCGTGGAGGACATCGAACGTCAATTGCTCCAGATTGAGGCCCCGACCTTCGACATCGTCGGGCACTCTCTCGGTGGGTTGCTGGCCCTGAGGCTTGCGCACCGCCCCGCTCTGCGCGGCAGGATTGGAACGATCGTGGGCCTGGGCGCCGCCTGGCGCGGCGTTCCCGATCACGGGAGCCATCGCCTGACAAAAAAGGTGCTGGGCGAGTCCTTTGTCCAGGTCAAAACCGCTGAGCCTTTCCCCGCCGAGGTCCCGGAGGGAGTCACGATCGTCTCTATCGTCTCTGACGCGGACAAGGTCGTGCCCTCGTGGTCATCACGCCTGGGGCACGTCATTGAGCTCACCGGCGTCAGTCACAGCCGCCTTCTGCATGAGGTCCCGGTCGTTTTGGCCTCACTCGGGGTGCGGGCGCGCCCCTGA
- a CDS encoding spermidine synthase, translated as MGRTRNKPTGSYEISTGTAELVPDDFYPDAWTLMVNGVPSSHIQIGRPDQLDFEYMRWMAAIIEDVVSDPSSVRVTHLGGAACSMARYLAHVWPSSRHTVVELDAKLAAYVREWFDIPRAPTVKIRVGEAGEVTRGFHPASRDIIIRDVFSGAVTPQSLSTPSFFRAVNTSLSAGGLYVANCGDHPDLSNAKAELAGMAEVFEHVAVIADPAMLKGRRYGNIILLGSDAELPGEGALARRLLGGAVPAQYKDEAWTRAFFSGARPHPE; from the coding sequence ATGGGCAGAACGCGAAACAAGCCGACGGGGAGCTATGAGATCTCCACCGGCACGGCTGAGTTGGTGCCGGATGACTTTTACCCGGATGCCTGGACCCTCATGGTCAACGGCGTGCCGTCATCGCATATTCAGATCGGCCGGCCTGATCAGCTCGATTTCGAGTACATGCGGTGGATGGCCGCGATCATCGAGGATGTCGTGTCCGATCCTTCCTCGGTCCGGGTCACGCACCTTGGTGGGGCGGCCTGCTCCATGGCCCGCTACTTAGCGCATGTGTGGCCGAGCTCGCGGCACACGGTGGTGGAGCTCGATGCCAAATTGGCGGCTTACGTGCGCGAATGGTTCGACATCCCGCGTGCCCCGACGGTGAAGATCCGCGTCGGTGAGGCCGGCGAGGTTACTCGTGGGTTTCATCCCGCCAGCCGGGACATCATCATCCGGGACGTCTTTTCCGGCGCCGTCACGCCACAAAGCTTATCGACGCCGTCGTTCTTCCGCGCCGTCAACACCTCCCTTTCGGCAGGTGGGTTGTACGTGGCCAACTGCGGCGACCATCCTGATTTGAGCAATGCGAAGGCGGAGTTGGCGGGCATGGCGGAGGTGTTCGAGCACGTCGCCGTCATCGCTGATCCGGCGATGCTCAAAGGCCGCCGCTACGGCAACATCATTTTGCTGGGCTCAGATGCGGAGCTTCCCGGGGAGGGGGCGCTGGCCCGGCGCCTGCTCGGTGGCGCGGTTCCCGCCCAGTACAAAGACGAGGCGTGGACGAGGGCGTTTTTCTCAGGGGCGCGCCCGCACCCCGAGTGA
- the mnmA gene encoding tRNA 2-thiouridine(34) synthase MnmA, protein MRVLVAMSGGVDSSVAAARMVEAGHDVVGVHLALSRDPQAVRESSRGCCSLEDSADARRVCDKLGIPFYVWDFSDRFQADVIDDFVASYEVGETPNPCLRCNEKIKFAALLERGLALGFDAVATGHYASIDADGHLRRSTDPDKDQSYVLGVLTRHELEHCLFPIGDTPKPLIREEAARHGFSTASKPDSYDICFIPDGNTQAFLGARIGVRPGLIVDTSGTPLKEHDGAWNYTIGQRKGLDLRNPADDGRPRYVTDIDAATGTVTVGPRAALAVTGITADRLKVLHPAMTGSLDAIVQVRAHGGIAACRAVIDGDTMTLTLDSPLQGVARGQAAVLYLPDPDGDIVLGSGTISGTR, encoded by the coding sequence ATGCGCGTTCTGGTAGCGATGAGTGGCGGAGTCGATTCCTCGGTGGCCGCCGCCCGCATGGTGGAAGCGGGGCACGACGTCGTGGGCGTCCACCTCGCACTGTCACGCGATCCGCAGGCAGTGCGTGAATCCTCCCGTGGTTGCTGTTCGCTCGAGGATTCAGCCGATGCGCGCCGGGTGTGCGACAAGCTGGGTATCCCTTTCTATGTGTGGGACTTTTCCGATCGCTTCCAGGCCGACGTCATCGATGATTTCGTCGCCTCCTATGAGGTGGGGGAGACCCCGAACCCCTGCCTGCGCTGCAACGAGAAGATCAAGTTTGCCGCGCTCCTCGAACGGGGCTTGGCCTTGGGGTTTGATGCCGTGGCTACCGGCCACTACGCCTCCATCGATGCCGATGGTCACCTGCGCCGTTCCACCGATCCCGACAAGGATCAGTCCTATGTCCTTGGTGTGCTCACTCGCCACGAACTCGAGCATTGCCTCTTTCCCATCGGGGATACGCCCAAGCCGCTCATCCGCGAGGAGGCCGCCCGCCACGGCTTTTCCACGGCGTCGAAGCCCGATTCCTATGACATTTGCTTCATCCCCGACGGCAACACCCAAGCCTTCCTCGGCGCGCGCATCGGCGTTCGTCCCGGCCTCATCGTGGACACATCGGGAACGCCGTTGAAGGAGCACGACGGCGCCTGGAACTACACCATCGGACAACGTAAGGGCCTTGACCTGCGCAACCCGGCCGACGATGGTCGCCCGCGTTACGTCACGGATATCGACGCCGCCACCGGCACCGTCACCGTCGGGCCCCGCGCCGCGCTTGCCGTCACCGGAATCACCGCCGACCGGCTCAAGGTGCTGCACCCGGCCATGACCGGATCCTTGGACGCGATCGTGCAGGTCCGGGCCCATGGTGGCATCGCTGCCTGCCGCGCCGTCATCGACGGCGACACCATGACGCTGACCTTGGACAGCCCGTTGCAGGGTGTTGCGCGCGGCCAGGCCGCAGTACTGTACCTGCCCGACCCGGACGGGGACATTGTCCTCGGGTCCGGAACGATCAGCGGCACCCGATGA
- a CDS encoding uroporphyrinogen decarboxylase/cobalamine-independent methonine synthase family protein, with the protein MTAYGLGVLPGTSLIDAADVIISETGQLPHIPQLPARGISSDAVGRTAALLESVSVDRGPRSWILTDRPQLLTRRVEDQLSRDLDGCEEAWGTTLETVKVQVTGPWTLAGSIELANGHRVLTDGGALRDLADALIEGIRTHMADVHRRFGAEVIVQLDEPLLPIVNVGMPGASDFHPVRPVHAKDLAELLSRVVGGVPGPVYLNQTGYAPLWSVARESGVETVQVTVDQVSGTTQLDSLGQAISSGLRVGLGITTPRATECEVMGQIARLWDELGLDPALLDTQVDIHPRGGFPTGSLLDAARAYRLAAAIRPAEALS; encoded by the coding sequence ATGACCGCGTATGGCTTGGGCGTCCTCCCCGGCACCTCGCTTATCGACGCCGCCGATGTCATCATCTCCGAAACCGGCCAGCTTCCGCACATCCCCCAACTTCCCGCCCGCGGGATCAGCTCCGATGCGGTCGGCCGCACGGCCGCCCTGCTCGAATCAGTAAGCGTCGATCGGGGACCCCGCTCCTGGATCCTCACTGACCGCCCCCAGCTGCTCACCCGACGCGTCGAGGACCAACTATCCCGCGACCTCGATGGCTGCGAAGAGGCCTGGGGTACCACTCTGGAGACGGTCAAGGTGCAGGTCACAGGCCCCTGGACGTTGGCCGGTTCCATCGAATTGGCCAACGGTCACCGCGTGCTCACCGATGGCGGCGCTCTCCGCGATCTCGCGGATGCCCTCATCGAGGGAATTCGCACCCACATGGCCGATGTCCACCGTCGGTTCGGAGCCGAGGTCATCGTGCAGCTGGATGAGCCGTTGCTGCCGATTGTCAACGTCGGCATGCCCGGCGCTTCCGACTTCCACCCCGTCCGCCCCGTCCACGCCAAGGACCTCGCCGAGCTGCTGTCCCGAGTCGTGGGGGGAGTACCGGGTCCGGTCTATCTCAACCAGACCGGCTACGCCCCGCTGTGGTCCGTCGCCCGCGAGTCGGGGGTAGAAACCGTCCAGGTCACCGTAGACCAGGTGTCCGGCACCACCCAGCTCGATTCGCTGGGCCAAGCAATCAGCTCCGGCCTGCGAGTCGGGCTCGGAATCACCACCCCGCGCGCCACGGAGTGCGAGGTCATGGGCCAGATCGCCCGGCTGTGGGATGAACTCGGCCTCGACCCCGCGCTGCTGGACACCCAGGTGGACATCCACCCGCGGGGAGGCTTCCCCACGGGATCGCTTCTCGACGCCGCCCGGGCCTACCGCCTCGCCGCCGCGATCCGGCCCGCGGAGGCTCTTTCTTAA